The Nocardia sp. NBC_01503 sequence GACTCACCTCACCCTGACACGCAGGGCATCGACAATGCTGCGGGCGATCTCCATGCGCGCCCCGAAGTCGTGGGCGATGTCGGCTTGCGCGAGAACGGTTTCCCCGGAAGTGCTGGTCTCGGAGGTGAGCAACGAGCCCGCATAGTCACCGTAGTAGCTCAGAAAATGAATGTTGATGCGGTGATGGTTGAGCAAGGAGACCACAGCGGTGTTGATGTCGATCTCCGCACAGGC is a genomic window containing:
- the cas1 gene encoding CRISPR-associated endonuclease Cas1 is translated as MAAATRTYWLTSPCRIRRKDQSLIIERENGTKIHFPVTDVRDIVACAEIDINTAVVSLLNHHRINIHFLSYYGDYAGSLLTSETSTSGETVLAQADIAHDFGARMEIARSIVDALRVRVR